The stretch of DNA CCGTCCTCAAGGGCGGCGCGCGGGATGTCGCGGCTTGGGCCATCGACCACGGGTTCAGCCTCTCCCCAGACGCTCCAGAGGTTCTGGACTTTTACGCGCGAAGGAGCCCGATCTTCCTCGCCGCTGTGTTCGATGGCGACGCGGCCGCGGCCCGCGGCCAGCGCGTGGGCGACGGGACGCCGGTCCAAATCACCATCCCAACGCCGAACCCATGGGTTCCGCTGCGCATCCTGGGACTCGGCAAACAGCCGAGCGACCGCGTGGACGCGGACGTATTTCTGCTCACCGACGATCGCCCAGCGCTCCTCCCCGTAGACGGAAGCACGCTGCGCCTCGAACACGACGCGGTCGCTTCCCAGCAACTGCTCGACGACCTGCGATCGGATGAGCGGATGGAATGGGTCCCCACGTCGGCCTGGCTCACGAAGCTGCGTGTCGATTCCCGAGTTTCCGACCTCACGTACGATCTCGCCGTCGACGCGACGGGCCAGGGATCGCCGTCCCGCCACGCGGCGGGCCTGGACCTGGCGCCCCGGCCGGCTCCGGCGCTGCTGGAGGGACTGATGGACGCTCCCAGCCTGCCGCTCATCTTCTTCGCCGCCGCGCCTGCCGCGCTCGCCATCTGGCGCCGCCGAGGGGCGCGGTGACGCCTCGCCGCTGGATTGGCGCGCTGCTGCTCACGGTCCTCG from Chloroflexota bacterium encodes:
- a CDS encoding DUF2330 domain-containing protein, with the translated sequence MRHVGTLVATAIALITSFAATVAPTLACAGLIGSNGAVNLGRTTTLAAYHDGVEHYVTAFEFLGGGGQFGTLIPLPGIPSSVEKGGSWTLQRLALETAPRRRAFDAALEAAPAASGVQVLLETRVDALDLTVLKGGARDVAAWAIDHGFSLSPDAPEVLDFYARRSPIFLAAVFDGDAAAARGQRVGDGTPVQITIPTPNPWVPLRILGLGKQPSDRVDADVFLLTDDRPALLPVDGSTLRLEHDAVASQQLLDDLRSDERMEWVPTSAWLTKLRVDSRVSDLTYDLAVDATGQGSPSRHAAGLDLAPRPAPALLEGLMDAPSLPLIFFAAAPAALAIWRRRGAR